A single genomic interval of Daucus carota subsp. sativus chromosome 1, DH1 v3.0, whole genome shotgun sequence harbors:
- the LOC108200820 gene encoding trans-Golgi network-localized SYP41-interacting protein 1 isoform X2 translates to MDKSNSNKSRTDMLAAGRKKLQQYRKKKDGKGSKKGGKSEQDAKTEAAASAVDLADAKPPVSGGEESGSVNLADVKPQVSGDEGSGSEYARERVNPPSLHSMENSVAADIGESSSGSIPVPIVSETGEVKASLTGVVKLQLDGAEADEGGQRSNVCNEKGGDSSVQNKAENSADIDIDTVNKSSLEILEMASSEKKPHHVSVSTSVDSFAPSDLIDDSGKGDDAIEVKPIHGVDQVPDEAEHASSENTDRSRAVEFQGDVTADIAGPDVSSYLHNETDISGSDSSFIEIEKQKAGENSDSCKPSPFEADGAAVTAEVMTEDMMVGSLNGQISKASLLSCTGPDDDSASKMISLADGSLVSLSQLAGVVHRLDEDEFSFLLAARKHASKEISSVGVQGSWFSDVLEPLQEQLYLTSFAKDLYQIIHEDIDHQHYQMVNDHSAATGLLNEVQVKNESLGLELQKCLSEIQLLNSEKGDLQNEFGFLKAEFVETSTRSDELQGKLAMSQKELGNALRDLADCRNLVATLQTENETMSRHLTLVTEERNKYADENAITIGNIDLITNEKLKLEEEKDSYLNEYKKLSTELADNKALAESLQLEKDSLKGILVSLTEEHDFSIHETEKLSTELIEYKVIAETLQQEISNLNNSLALIVEERKELIEEKDRALYDREKASADLAGCRSLMAVKQLELDEAINKQKEAALHLEQLTEENLLLTSTINIYKAKIEEYKMKKSSQSGDDQVIYPMIPQMEQASVDDGGDDSNIKSSLIPVQDRSLSYDSNAELSPLAQPNLDGYDESYGFVSVRGQLVQAGKVLHKLEKAIEEMHSQLDSLRRSSTKVGAPAVSKLIQAFESKSQTDDHEAEGIPLAEEQSHSDLYMLTKEQTGYLRTLLNEISVAAENAGELVKVEKKGKIVADSALKELKVQYDTLLGESYELGEAKIELSVLYEIIRQHVCNTEAKKDELLLSYDTLRQQNAIAKAENSELRNRLSSYESRINEMLGQLDELHQNSLEMNSSNYNQMEILHKEVSDKTLILEKKWDSVVSWLLNAVEKMDKHIQSSPSNHLTDTSDENDIGDRFVASVEGATRMIDNLKEKLDSAHSEFDLTCSSYRDLTVKFDNLHGQHELATGFLHKIYASLGELVSDSYGYVEKSEADVEVEKLVDPLNSIIEHLRKLLEERLLLKSLINEINSDLIDKTNKVEELNRRCFDGDAIMKLVKEVEEMVNLEGLEINLEDPASFVESLTYLLVQRYEEANGIAISCKEKLGVTELKFSELHAQVDHIIFTFVHCDNESVIYKESLKNAMEDLVMLRSQMLKKVTELEQSEQRVSSLREKLSIAVAKGKGLIVQRDGLKQSLAEKSGEFERCLQELQLKDAQLLEVETKLKAYSEAGERVEALESELSYIRNSATALRESFLLKDSVLHRIEEILEDLELPEHFHARDIIEKIDWLASAVAGNSLAPADWDQKSGAGEGPHMDAWKEEMPTHSNPENELTKKHDDLQSKFYALAEQNEMLEQSLMERNNLVQRWEEILDKINMPSQLRSMEPEDRIEWLGGALSEAVHRCESLQQKVDNVETLCGSLSTDLEESRKRTSSLEAALHSVTNEKEHLSTSLEILSRDNNIVSQKADMFEVEREKLQNEVAVLKDKLEILQVIEQRDHHVDCEIRRLQDLLSDVLQDYDSGGQNLGATSIEYLEQLLRKLVLKYTDLSAQEVVPVVTVDKHTSGIGSATLGEKTESTEDQQVATLSKQLEEVTGDLERVKEDIAIYAEKNRTLINELERLEAERGELRELLKQEEQKTASVREKLNMAVRKGKSVVQQRDSMKQTIDELTVNAERLRSELSTREVALSEYEQKLMNYRQMKEGAESKSLIMENQLAEAEHDRQDKIHTLSTICRALDEIDIDLGHNSVDPVNKIVQIGKICYGLQAATKSSEHDANKSKRAAELLLAELNEVQERNDGLQEELAKITNEVSKLSMEKNLAEAAKHDAQLQVENLYALLLEKGNNQISEFAALKPCVYQLRSSFSDFINLLGNAFSKDLELVHNLAATSKSYLKSSDNANLVSLGTGLGSAGIGQIVSGNEATSAHEESLIISSFGEREQDKFNNNTQGEIREFIEYNLQELIVEISGVKAKLYKHTSLLQEEAKVLSESVESFHKEMTSQHELCESVKREMFRLESIEKQKDAEMMVLRSDVSMLYEACKSSSAELKNWKAQQVAKGLVLQGQGFNYDLTTAGTEGELIGQTISTSGGSVSATADELLLTVKEIVSAQNKNVELSQMELKAEIANLQTELQEKNIQQDKVCFELVNQIKEAESTAMQYSKELQSANDHINDIERRIDVLERDRSSLQKTVEEEHNRFQQKVEELKYREAAYIDMQERIRSLTDAVASKEQEAEAIMQALDEVEAQMEVLKNKNEELETVLKQKNLDLVNAEASLGKTSKKLSATVRKFDELHHLSEDLLSEIEKLQSQLHDRDAEVSFLRQEVTRSTNDAIAASQMSKNRNTDEMQDLLSWLDSVVSHVLVHNRSSFDKEINPDHEYKERLQKQIMAIITDLEEQRAVMQSKDNLLRLERNKVEELMRKGESLEKDLREKESELTITRDVGNSGQGASEIVEAESVTNKWQLPGSSSVSQVRSLRKSNNDQVAISVDMEPDSSRDLENEDDDKAHGFKSLTTSKVVPRFTRPVTDLVDGLWVSCDRALMRQPALRLGVIIYWFILHALVATFAV, encoded by the exons ATGGACAAGAGTAATAGTAATAAGAGTCGTACCGATATGCTTGCAGCTGGGCGCAAGAAG CTTCAGCAATATCGTAAGAAAAAGGATGGTAAGGGGAGCAAAAAAGGTGGTAAATCTGAACAAGATGCAAAAACCGAGGCGGCAGCTAGTGCTGTTGATCTTGCTGATGCTAAACCACCAGTTTCTGGAGGTGAAGAATCTGGATCTGTTAATCTCGCTGATGTGAAACCTCAAGTTTCTGGAGATGAAGGGTCTGGATCTGAATATGCAAGGGAGCGTGTCAATCCTCCATCTTTGCATTCTATGGAGAATTCTGTGGCTGCTGATATTGGTGAGTCAAGTTCTGGATCAATTCCAGTGCctattgtttctgaaactggtGAAGTTAAAGCTTCATTGACGGGAGTTGTTAAGCTTCAACTAGATGGTGCAGAAGCTGACGAAGGGGGTCAGAGATCAAATGTTTGTAATGAGAAGGGAGGGGATTCTTCAGTTCAAAACAAAGCTGAAAATAGTGCTGACATAGATATTGATACAGTCAACAAATCATCATTAGAAATACTGGAAATGGCCAGTTCTGAAAAAAAGCCTCACCATGTTAGCGTGTCTACATCTGTTGATTCATTTGCCCCATCTGATTTGATTGATGATAGTGGAAAAGGCGATGATGCAATTGAAGTGAAGCCTATACATGGGGTAGATCAGGTACCAGAT GAGGCTGAGCATGCAAGTTCGGAGAATACTGATAGAAGCAGGGCAGTGGAATTTCAAGGGGATGTGACTGCTGATATAGCAGGGCCTGATGTGTCCAGCTACCTGCACAATGAAACTGACATTTCTGGATCTGACAGTTCCTTTATTGAGATTGAGAAACAAAAGGCTGGCGAGAATTCAGACTCTTGTAAGCCCTCACCCTTTGAAGCTGATGGCGCAGCTGTAACTGCTGAAGTAATGACAGAAGATATGATGGTGGGCTCTTTAAATGGACAAATTTCTAAAGCATCTTTGTTGTCGTGCACGGGACCAGATGATGATTCTGCCAGTAAAATGATTTCCTTGGCAGATGGAAGCTTGGTAAGCCTCTCGCAGCTTGCCGGGGTGGTGCACAGGCTTGATGAAGATGAGTTCAGTTTTCTGCTGGCAGCACGAAAGCATGCTAGTAAAGAAATTAGCAGTGTTGGTGTTCAGGGTTCTTGGTTTTCTGATGTTTTAGAGCCACTTCAGGAACAATTGTATCTCACTAGTTTTGCCAAAGATTTGTATCAGATTATACATGAGGATATTGATCATCAACATTATCAGATGGTCAATGACCATTCTGCAGCCACTGGTTTGCTTAATGAAGTCCAGGTGAAGAATGAAAGCCTTGGGCTTGAGCTTCAAAAATGTTTATCagaaattcaattattaaattctGAGAAGGGAGACCTCCAAAATGAATTTGGGTTTTTGAAGGCAGAGTTTGTGGAAACATCCACTAGATCTGATGAACTACAAGGTAAGTTGGCGATGTCACAGAAGGAGTTGGGAAATGCATTAAGAGACTTGGCTGACTGCAGGAATCTGGTGGCAACATTGCAGACTGAGAATGAAACTATGAGCAGGCATCTGACTTTGGTGACGGAGGAGAGAAACAAATATGCTGATGAGAATGCTATCACAATTggaaatattgatttaataacAAATGAGAAACTGAAGCTTGAGGAGGAAAAGGACTCCTATTtgaatgaatataaaaaattgtcGACAGAGCTGGCTGATAACAAGGCTTTAGCAGAATCTCTTCAGCTCGAAAAGGATAGTTTGAAAGGCATTCTTGTTTCACTCACAGAAGAACATGATTTTTCTATCCATGAGACGGAAAAACTGTCCACAGAATTAATTGAATACAAGGTCATTGCCGAGACTTTACAACAGGAAATCTCCAATTTAAACAATAGTCTTGCTTTAATAGTTGAAGAGCGAAAGGAGCTCATTGAAGAAAAAGATAGAGCTTTGTATGATAGAGAAAAGGCATCAGCAGACTTAGCTGGGTGCAGAAGTTTGATGGCGGTTAAGCAGTTGGAACTTGACGAGGCTATCAATAAACAAAAAGAGGCAGCTTTGCATCTTGAACAATTAACAGAAGAAAATTTGTTGCTTACTAGtactataaacatatataaagcTAAGATTGAAGAATATAAAATGAAGAAATCATCTCAATCTGGTGATGATCAAGTGATATATCCCATGATTCCTCAAATGGAGCAGGCAAGCGTAGATGATGGGGGTGATGATTCTAACATAAAATCAAGTTTGATTCCAGTGCAGGATAGATCCTTATCTTATGATAGCAATGCAGAATTATCACCTTTGGCCCAGCCTAACTTGGACGGGTATGATGAGTCATATGGGTTTGTATCTGTTAGGGGACAGTTGGTGCAAGCAGGCAAAGTGCTTCACAAGCTTGAGAAAGCTATTGAAGAGATGCATTCTCAATTAGATTCTTTGAGAAGGTCCAGTACCAAGGTAGGTGCACCTGCTGTATCTAAGTTGATTCAGGCCTTTGAATCGAAGTCTCAAACTGATGATCATGAAGCAGAAGGTATTCCATTAGCCGAAGAGCAGTCACATTCTGATCTGTACATGTTGACTAAAGAGCAGACAGGATATCTTAGAACCTTGTTAAATGAAATAAGCGTGGCTGCTGAGAATGCTGGTGAATTGGTTAAGGTGGAGAAAAAGGGGAAGATAGTTGCAGACTCTGCATTGAAGGAGCTCAAAGTTCAATACGATACTTTGCTAGGAGAGAGTTACGAACTGGGAGAAGCAAAGATTGAACTTTCGGTTCTTTATGAAATAATAAGACAGCATGTATGCAACACTGAAGCAAAGAAAGATGAACTCTTACTTTCTTATGACACCTTGAGGCAGCAAAACGCCATTGCTAAAGCAGAGAACAGCGAGCTGAGGAATAGGCTAAGTTCCTATGAATCAAGAATCAATGAAATGCTGGGGCAGTTGGATGAATTACACCAGAACTCGCTAGAAATGAATTCTTCTAACTATAACCAGATGGAAATTTTGCACAAGGAAGTGTCCGATAAGACCTTAATACTAGAGAAAAAATGGGATTCTGTTGTTTCTTGGCTTCTTAATGCAGTTGAAAAGATGGATAAGCATATTCAGTCCAGTCCCTCGAACCACTTGACCGACACCAGTGATGAAAATGACATTGGTGACCGTTTTGTTGCTTCAGTTGAAGGGGCTACAAGAATGATTGATAATCTCAAGGAGAAACTTGATAGTGCTCATTCAGAATTTGATTTGACATGCAGTTCCTACAGGGATTTAACtgtaaaatttgataatttgcATGGGCAGCATGAGTTGGCAACTGGTTTTTTGCATAAGATCTATGCCAGCCTAGGGGAACTTGTCAGTGATTCATATGGATATGTAGAAAAGAGTGAGGCTGATGTTGAGGTTGAAAAACTGGTAGATCCTCTGAATTCAATCATTGAACATTTGAGGAAGCTACTGGAAGAAAGGTTGTTACTGAAGTCTCTGATCAATGAAATCAACTCTGATTTGATTGATAAAACAAACAAGGTTGAGGAGCTCAATAGACGATGCTTTGATGGTGATGCTATTATGAAGCTGGTTAAAGAGGTTGAGGAGATGGTTAATCTGGAAGGTCTCGAGATCAACCTAGAGGATCCTGCATCGTTTGTAGAGTCTTTAACCTATTTACTTGTTCAGAGATACGAAGAAGCAAATGGCATTGCTATCTCATGTAAAGAAAAATTGGGGGTTACAGAACTGAAATTCAGCGAACTGCATGCACAAGTAGACCATATCATTTTCACTTTTGTTCATTGTGATAATGAAAGTGTAATTTACAAGGAAAGTTTGAAGAATGCTATGGAAGATTTGGTTATGTTGCGGTCTCAGATGCTAAAGAAAGTAACTGAACTTGAACAATCAGAGCAGAGGGTATCTTCTCTCAGAGAAAAGCTCAGCATCGCTGTTGCCAAAGGGAAGGGCTTGATAGTTCAGCGGGACGGTCTCAAGCAGTCGCTTGCAGAGAAATCTGGTGAATTCGAAAGATGCTTGCAGGAGCTACAGTTGAAAGATGCCCAGCTTCTTGAGGTGGAAACAAAACTTAAGGCCTACTCGGAGGCTGGTGAGCGTGTGGAAGCTCTGGAGTCTGAACTGTCCTACATTCGGAACTCAGCTACTGCATTAAGAGAATCATTTCTTTTAAAAGATTCTGTACTTCATAGAATAGAAGAGATACTGGAAGACTTAGAGCTGCCGGAGCACTTTCATGCTAGGGATATAATTGAAAAGATTGATTGGTTAGCAAGTGCAGTTGCTGGGAATTCATTAGCTCCTGCAGACTGGGATCAGAAAAGTGGTGCAGGAGAAGGACCACACATGGATGCCTGGAAAGAAGAGATGCCAACACACTCAAATCCAGAAAATGAATTGACAAAAAAGCATGATGATCTACAAAGTAAGTTTTACGCGCTGGCTGAACAAAATGAGATGCTTGAACAGTCACTGATGGAGCGGAATAATCTTGTTCAGCGATGGGAAGAGATCTTGGATAAAATAAATATGCCCTCTCAGTTACGGTCAATGGAGCCAGAAGATAGGATTGAGTGGTTAGGAGGAGCACTTTCAGAGGCTGTTCATCGGTGTGAATCTCTACAGCAGAAGGTTGATAATGTTGAAACCCTTTGTGGATCACTTTCCACCGATCTGGAGGAGTCTCGAAAGAGAACATCCAGCCTTGAAGCAGCTCTTCATTCAGTTACCAATGAAAAAGAGCATCTTTCTACAAGTTTAGAGATCCTTAGTCGTGATAATAATATAGTTTCACAGAAGGCAGATATGTTTGAAGTAGAAAGAGAAAAATTGCAAAATGAAGTAGCTGTTTTGAAGGACAAGCTGGAAATTCTGCAGGTAATAGAACAGCGTGATCACCATGTTGATTGTGAGATAAGAAGATTACAGGATTTGCTCAGTGATGTACTTCAGGATTATGATTCAGGAGGGCAGAATTTGGGAGCTACTAGTATTGAGTATTTAGAACAGTTGCTTCGGAAGCTTGTACTGAAGTACACAGACCTTTCTGCGCAGGAGGTTGTGCCAGTGGTCACAGTTGACAAACATACCTCTGGAATAGGTAGTGCAACTCTTGGTGAAAAGACAGAGTCAACTGAGGACCAGCAGGTAGCCACCTTGAGCAAGCAGCTGGAGGAGGTTACGGGAGATTTGGAACGTGTAAAGGAGGACATAGCTATTTATGCGGAGAAAAATAGAACTTTGATTAATGAGCTTGAAAGACTAGAAGCAGAAAGAGGAGAACTTCGAGAACTGCTTAAGCAGGAGGAGCAGAAAACAGCTTCAGTTAGGGAGAAATTGAATATGGCAGTTCGGAAAGGGAAGTCAGTGGTGCAACAACGTGACAGTATGAAGCAAACGATTGATGAGCTTACAGTTAATGCAGAGCGCCTGAGATCCGAGCTTAGCACTCGGGAAGTTGCTCTTTCAGAATATGAGCAAAAACTTATGAACTACCGGCAGATGAAAGAAGGTGCAGAGTCCAAGAGTTTGATCATGGAAAATCAATTGGCCGAGGCTGAGCATGATCGGCAGGATAAAATTCACACTCTCAGCACAATTTGCAGGGCCTTGGATGAAATTGATATTGACTTGGGGCATAATTCTGTTGATCCAGTTAATAAGATTGTACAGATTGGTAAAATATGTTATGGTTTACAAGCAGCTACCAAGTCCTCTGAACATGATGCAAACAAATCCAAACGAGCTGCTGAGCTGCTTCTTGCTGAACTGAATGAGGTTCAAGAAAGAAATGATGGCCTTCAAGAGGAGTTAGCGAAAATCACAAATGAAGTTTCCAAACTGTCTATGGAGAAGAATCTAGCTGAAGCTGCCAAGCATGATGCTCAGCTGCAAGTTGAAAACTTATATGCTCTCCTCTTGGAGAAGGGAAATAACCAGATTTCTGAGTTTGCAGCATTAAAACCTTGTGTATATCAATTAAGGAGCAGTTTCTCTGATTTCATTAATTTGTTAGGCAATGCTTTCTCCAAAGACTTGGAATTAGTGCATAACCTGGCAGCCACCTCGAAGTCATACCTAAAATCATCCGACAATGCCAACTTGGTTAGTCTAGGAACTGGACTTGGTTCTGCTGGCATTGGTCAAATCGTTTCAGGGAATGAg GCTACTTCTGCCCACGAGGAATCTCTTATTATCAGTTCTTTCGGGGAAAGGGAGcaagataaatttaataacaataCTCAGGGTGAAATTCGTGAATTTATTGAATACAACCTGCAAGAGCTTATCGTAGAGATTAGTGGTGTAAAAGCGAAACTATACAAACACACATCTTTACTACAGGAAGAAGCTAAAGTTCTATCGGAATCAGTGGAAAGTTTTCATAAAGAAATGACTTCTCAGCATGAATTATGTGAATCAGTCAAGAGAGAGATGTTTCGCTTGGAGTCCATTGAGAAACAGAAAGATGCGGAAATGATGGTATTGCGCAGTGATGTTTCGATGCTCTATGAGGCCTGCAAGAGCTCATCTGCAGAATTAAAAAATTGGAAAGCTCAGCAGGTTGCAAAGGGTTTGGTTCTTCAAGGCCAAGGATTTAACTATGACTTAACAACAGCTGGTACTGAAGGAGAACTTATTGGACAGACTATCTCAACATCCGGAGGTTCTGTTAGTGCAACAGCAGATGAATTATTATTGACTGTTAAGGAAATTGTCAGTGCTCAAAATAAAAATGTAGAGCTCAGTCAAATGGAATTGAAAGCTGAGATCGCAAATTTGCAAACAGAACTCCAGGAGAAGAACATTCAACAAGATAAAGTTTGTTTTGAACTGGTCAATCAGATCAAAGAAGCTGAATCTACTGCAATGCAGTACTCGAAGGAGCTTCAGTCTGCCAATGACCACATAAATGATATAGAGAGAAGGATTGATGTACTGGAGAGGGACCGTAGCTCGTTACAGAAGACAGTAGAGGAGGAGCATAACAGGTTTCAGCAGAAAGTGGAAGAACTAAAATATCGGGAAGCTGCTTATATAGACATGCAAGAGAGAATCAGATCCCTGACTGATGCTGTAGCTTCAAAGGAACAAG AAGCTGAAGCTATAATGCAAGCACTTGATGAGGTGGAGGCTCAGATGGAAGTCTTGAAAAAcaagaatgaggaattggaaaCTGTTCTGAAACAAAAGAATCTGGACTTGGTGAATGCTGAAGCTTCTCTTGGAAAGACTTCAAAAAAGCTTTCTGCTACTGTGCGGAAATTTGATGAACTTCATCATCTGTCAGAAGACCTCCTGTCCGAGATTGAAAAGCTTCAATCTCAGTTGCATGATCGGGATGCTGAGGTCTCTTTTTTAAGGCAGGAGGTCACACGAAGTACTAATGATGCTATAGCTGCATCACAGATGAGCAAAAACAGAAACACGGATGAAATGCAGGACTTGTTATCATGGCTAGATTCAGTTGTTTCTCACGTCCTGGTGCACAATAGAAGCTCTTTTGATAAGGAAATAAATCCTGATCATGAATATAAAGAGAGACTTCAGAAGCAGATCATGGCTATCATAACCGACTTGGAGGAGCAACGAGCTGTGATGCAAAGCAAAGATAATTTATTGCGCTTGGAAAGGAATAAAGTAGAAGAGCTGATGCGAAAAGGGGAATCTCTTGAGAAAGATTTGCGGGAAAAGGAATCTGAATTAACTATTACTCGAGATGTGGGAAATTCTGGTCAGGGGGCTTCTGAAATAGTAGAAGCTGAATCTGTG ACAAACAAATGGCAATTACCCGGGTCATCAAGTGTGTCCCAAGTTCGTAGCTTGCGCAAAAGCAACAACGACCAAGTTGCAATCTCTGTAGATATGGAGCCTGATAGTAGTCGGGATTTAgagaatgaagatgatgataaaG CTCATGGTTTCAAGTCCCTCACTACATCTAAGGTTGTCCCGAGATTTACAAGACCTGTGACAGATTTGGTTGATGGCTTATG GGTTTCTTGTGACCGTGCATTAATGCGGCAGCCTGCTCTACGTCTAGGTGTCATCATATACTGGTTCATATTGCATGCTctagttgcaacttttgcagtTTGA